The following proteins are co-located in the Pseudarthrobacter siccitolerans genome:
- a CDS encoding rhamnogalacturonan lyase: MLYHPKCSPASRAGRAWKAAPLAAAASLTAAALAFTGLPLAQANPGTAPAQSGTELKRQMENLDRAPVAVLTDQGVTLGWRMLGLDKDSVGFHVIRDGVQLTDEPIRDTTTYVDPAGTAAPKYVIKTVGNGNGQDKLSAEFTPLAQNYLAIKLDKPADGVSKDGKPYSYTANDSSVADLDGDGTYEIIQLWNPTNAQDNSKSGYTGNVYVDAYKMDGNKLWRIDLGRNIRAGAHYTQILAYDFDGDGKAEVSLKTADGTTDGSGTVIGDAAADYRNSAGYVLSGPEFLTVFNGATGTIMDTVPYDPPRGSVAAWGDNYGNRVDRFLAGVAYLDGEHPSMMFSRGYYTRAVLVTYDLVDGKLVKRWTFDSDVEGAQYKGQGNHNLSVADVDQDGKDEFVFGSMTIDDNGKPLYNTGLGHGDAIHTSDWDPSRPGLETFAVHESMSQSGNRGATFRDAATGEILWSIPATRDTGRGAVGDIDPRHAGAEAWAVGGDAAWNSPVGYLMSAKGERISEKIPAANFMAWWDGDLLREIVDHDFDAATQVGVPTVSKWNWETESSDRLLTAAGARTNNGTKGNPSMQADLLGDWREELAYPSSDSTELRIYTSTSPTEVRLRTLMHDPMYRTGVARESVAYNQPPHPSFFIGEGMETPAAPSVFYAGADEK, translated from the coding sequence TTGCTTTATCACCCGAAATGTTCCCCCGCATCCCGGGCCGGCCGTGCCTGGAAAGCGGCTCCCCTTGCCGCAGCAGCATCGCTGACGGCCGCCGCACTCGCTTTTACCGGCCTCCCCCTGGCCCAGGCAAACCCCGGCACTGCGCCGGCTCAGTCGGGCACAGAACTCAAGCGTCAGATGGAGAACCTGGACCGCGCTCCTGTGGCGGTGCTGACGGACCAGGGCGTTACCCTGGGCTGGCGGATGCTGGGCCTGGACAAGGACAGCGTTGGCTTCCATGTGATCCGCGACGGCGTCCAGCTCACCGATGAGCCCATCCGCGATACCACCACTTACGTTGACCCGGCGGGTACGGCAGCGCCGAAGTACGTCATCAAAACGGTGGGCAACGGCAACGGGCAGGACAAGCTCAGCGCCGAGTTCACGCCGCTCGCCCAGAACTACCTGGCCATCAAGCTGGACAAGCCGGCCGACGGCGTCAGCAAGGATGGAAAGCCCTACAGCTACACGGCCAACGACTCGAGCGTCGCAGACCTGGACGGCGACGGCACCTACGAAATCATCCAGCTCTGGAACCCCACCAATGCGCAGGACAACTCGAAGTCCGGCTACACCGGCAACGTGTACGTGGACGCCTACAAGATGGACGGTAACAAGCTGTGGCGCATCGACCTGGGCCGCAACATCCGCGCCGGCGCCCACTACACCCAGATCCTCGCGTACGACTTTGACGGCGACGGCAAGGCCGAGGTGTCCCTGAAGACGGCGGACGGCACCACGGACGGATCCGGGACGGTCATCGGTGATGCTGCCGCAGACTACCGGAACAGCGCCGGCTACGTCCTGTCCGGACCGGAATTCCTTACCGTGTTCAACGGCGCCACCGGAACCATTATGGACACCGTGCCTTACGACCCGCCGCGCGGTTCGGTGGCGGCCTGGGGCGATAACTACGGCAACCGCGTGGACCGCTTCCTGGCCGGCGTCGCCTACCTCGACGGCGAACACCCCTCCATGATGTTCAGCCGCGGCTACTACACCCGCGCGGTCCTGGTCACTTACGACCTGGTGGACGGCAAGCTGGTGAAGCGCTGGACCTTTGACTCGGACGTTGAGGGAGCCCAGTACAAGGGCCAGGGCAACCACAACCTCTCGGTGGCTGACGTGGACCAGGATGGCAAAGACGAGTTCGTCTTTGGTTCGATGACCATCGACGACAACGGCAAGCCCCTCTACAACACCGGGCTCGGCCATGGCGACGCGATCCACACGAGCGATTGGGATCCGTCCCGCCCGGGCCTGGAAACCTTCGCAGTGCACGAGAGCATGAGCCAGAGTGGCAACCGCGGCGCCACCTTCCGCGACGCCGCCACGGGTGAAATCCTTTGGAGCATTCCTGCCACCCGTGACACGGGCCGCGGGGCGGTCGGTGACATCGATCCCCGCCACGCAGGGGCCGAAGCATGGGCCGTTGGCGGCGACGCTGCCTGGAACTCCCCGGTTGGATACCTGATGTCCGCGAAGGGGGAACGGATTTCCGAGAAGATCCCGGCCGCCAACTTTATGGCCTGGTGGGACGGCGACCTGCTGCGCGAAATTGTTGACCATGACTTCGACGCCGCCACGCAGGTGGGCGTTCCCACCGTTTCGAAGTGGAACTGGGAAACCGAATCCAGCGACCGGCTCCTGACCGCCGCCGGTGCAAGGACCAACAATGGCACCAAGGGCAACCCGTCGATGCAGGCGGACCTCCTGGGTGACTGGCGGGAGGAGCTGGCCTACCCGTCGTCGGACAGCACTGAGCTGCGGATCTACACCAGCACCTCGCCCACTGAGGTCCGGCTCCGCACCCTGATGCACGATCCCATGTACCGGACGGGTGTGGCCCGCGAGAGCGTTGCCTACAACCAGCCGCCGCACCCGAGCTTCTTCATCGGTGAGGGCATGGAGACGCCGGCCGCGCCGTCAGTCTTCTACGCCGGCGCTGACGAGAAGTAG